The Brassica napus cultivar Da-Ae chromosome C7, Da-Ae, whole genome shotgun sequence genome has a segment encoding these proteins:
- the BNAC07G42880D gene encoding uncharacterized protein Cbei_0202, whose product MSLSQTVFTPSFLSSISNELRIPHPRPVLSYPRIQTNRILCAAKRTGKRRYPSERKKLRTEQKEAAAKVKNKLEGVWRLSKLGVPVGDDPGKDSLGISEGLLQAIAKVIEFPVASMLPEEAFSVVRKSFDARKILKEAKFVYTVDLDVKTLLELEPRAHDFIFRLEPKLGLVEHLSPEKTVSGDLISVVNECRRVNGDAAAGEHEPVVINGTGGGRSKPRVAVVGGGPSGLFAALVLAEFGADVTLIERGQAVEERGRDIGALVVRKILDMESNFCFGEGGAGTWSDGKLVTRIGKNSATVLAVLKTLVRFGAPDNILVNGKPHLGTDKLIPLLRNFRHYLQSAGVNIKFGTRVDDLLVEDSRVVGVRVSDSTDKLQSSSKDLKFDAVVLAVGHSARDTYEMLLSRNVELTPKDFAVGLRVEHPQELINSIQYSDLAGEVRKGRGKVPVADYKVVQYVNDKDEDLSQSSSSKRSCYSFCMCPGGQVVLTSTNPNELCINGMSFSRRSSKWANAALVVTVSAKDFDLLNLTGPLAGIEFQREFERRAAIMGGGDFTVPVQRVTDFLQSKLSETPLPSSSYRLGVKSAKLHELFPAHITDSLRQSLSMFEKELPGFISEEALLHGVETRTSSPVRIPRSNETYESTSLKGLYPVGEGAGYAGGIVSAAVDGMFSGLAVAKNFDLFDGAIESVIGKAQGAGLVKY is encoded by the exons ATGTCTCTCTCCCAAACTGTCTTCACTCCTTCATTCCTCTCATCTATCAGCAATGAGCTGCGAATTCCTCATCCAAGACCAGTACTCTCTTATCCACGTATCCAAACAAACCGTATCCTCTGCGCTGCTAAGCGAACCGGGAAGCGGAGATACCCTTCAGAGAGGAAGAAGCTGAGAACAGAGCAGAAGGAAGCTGCGGCAAAGGTTAAGAACAAGCTCGAAGGAGTATGGCGTCTCTCTAAGCTCGGAGTCCCCGTCGGAGACGACCCTGGTAAAGATTCTCTCGGAATCTCAGAAGGGCTGCTTCAAGCCATCGCTAAAGTTATCGAGTTTCCG GTTGCTTCTATGCTGCCAGAAGAAGCGTTTTCTGTTGTGAGGAAGTCTTTTGACGCTAGGAAG ATTCTGAAAGAAGCTAAGTTTGTGTATACTGTGGACTTGGATGTGAAGACGCTTCTTGAGTTGGAGCCTCGTGCTCATGATTTCATTTTCCGGTTAGAGCCCAAGCTTGGGCTTGTTGAGCATCTGTCTCCTGAGAAGACTGTTTCTGGTGACTTGATCAGTGTAGTCAACGAGTGTAGAAGAGTCAACGGTGATGCAGCAGCTGGAGAGCATGAGCCTGTGGTTATCAATGGCACTGGAGGAGGAAGAAGCAAACCGAGAGTCGCAGTTGTGGGTGGAGGTCCTTCTGGTCTGTTTGCAGCTCTTGTTCTTGCAGAGTTTGGTGCTGATGTGACATTGATTGAGAGAGGACAAGCAGTGGAAGAAAGGGGACGTGATATAGGCGCTTTGGTAGTTCGTAAGATCTTGGATATGGAGAGTAACTTCTGCTTTGGCgag GGTGGTGCAGGTACTTGGAGTGATGGAAAGCTTGTTACTCGAATAGGGAAGAACAGTGCCACTGTTTTAGCG GTGTTGAAGACGTTGGTTCGTTTTGGTGCTCCTGATAACATACTGGTCAATGGAAAGCCTCATCTAGGAACAGACAAGCTAATTCCATTACTCCGTAATTTCAGACATTATCTTCAAAGCGCAGGA GTGAATATCAAGTTTGGGACTCGTGTAGACGATCTTCTTGTAGAGGATTCTCGTGTTGTTGGAGTCAGAGTTTCGGATTCAACAGACAAGTTGCAGAGTAGCTCCAAGGATTTAAAATTCGATGCAGTTGTTCTTGCGGTTGGTCACTCAGCACGTGACACTTATGAGATGCTTCTTTCTCGTAATGTGGAGCTGACTCCAAAAGATTttgct GTTGGTTTGCGCGTTGAGCATCCTCAGGAGCTAATTAACAGTATACAG TACTCAGATTTAGCAGGTGAAGTTCGTAAAGGACGAGGCAAAGTACCAGTGGCGGACTATAAGGTTGTTCAATACGTGAATGACAAAGACGAGGATCTCTCTCAGTCTTCATCATCTAAACGTAGTTGCTACTCCTTCTGCATGTGTCCTGGTGGTCAG GTTGTTCTCACCAGCACAAACCCAAACGAACTCTGCATCAATGGCATGTCTTTCTCTCGCCGTTCATCCAAGTGGGCCAATGCTGCACTAGTCGTCACTGTCTCAGCAAAAGACTTTGATCTTCTCAATCTTACTGGACCCTTAGCTGGGATTGAGTTTCAG AGAGAGTTTGAAAGAAGAGCGGCTATAATGGGTGGTGGCGACTTTACAGTTCCTGTACAGAGGGTTACTGATTTTCTGCAAAGCAAGTTATCTG AAACACCTTTGCCTTCATCAAGCTATAGATTAGGAGTGAAGTCTGCAAAGCTGCACGAACTGTTTCCTGCTCATATCACAGATTCTCTGCGACAGTCTCTCTCTATGTTTGAAAAAGAG TTACCGGGGTTCATCTCAGAGGAAGCACTCCTCCACGGTGTAGAG ACAAGAACAAGCTCTCCTGTTAGGATACCTCGAAGCAATGAGACATACGAGAGCACGAGCTTGAAAGGTTTATACCCAGTTGGTGAAGGAGCTGGATATGCTGGTGGGATTGTAAGTGCTGCAGTGGATGGTATGTTCTCAGGTCTTGCTGTTGCAAAAAACTTCGATCTATTTGATGGAGCCATAGAGTCGGTTATTGGAAAAGCTCAAGGTGCTGGACTTGTAAAGTACTAA
- the LOC106408536 gene encoding AUGMIN subunit 8 isoform X2, giving the protein MDVVNDSTRPRRRLIPSDKNNAPAATRRPRTTEVSSRYRSPTPTRTARCPSPSVTRPTVSSTLAAKRAVSADRKRPSTPPSTPIRDVSIDLPASSRRLSTGGRLPESLWPSTMRSLSASFQSDSVSVPVSKKERPVRSSSVDRTLRPSSNIAQKHKAETTTVSRKPTPERKVSPLKANKNASDLSENSKPVDGTHSRLIEQHRWPSRIGGKIGLNRSLDLGDKTTRGSSTSGSRMGPSLRRMSLPLSNSSKPLRKTSSTASSLGGLLSPTKSEDNNVVRTSGAQRLLSASSMDRATLATAVARLHPFSAPGSRPDSPSRTSFSSRGMSTSRGVSPARGLSPARGLSPARGLSPSRVTSTSSFARPSTPPSRGVSPSRVRQAQSTTTTSVLSFITDVKKGKKASYIEDVHQLRLLHNRYLQWRFAIAQAEAVMYIQRLTSEETLFNVWQAISELQDDVTSQRIGLQQLKLEIKLNSLLNDQMVSLEEWAILERDHVSSLVGAIADLEANTLRLPVTGGTKADVESLKAAMSSALDVMQSMGSSIWFLLSKVGEMNTMVSELAVVVTKESSMQGKCEDLLASTAIMQIKECSLRTHLIQTRREEGEEDAEEETPSLLPLSKFPWP; this is encoded by the exons ATGGATGTAGTAAATGATTCCACAAGACCACGAAGACGTCTTATTCCATCAGATAAGAACAATGCACCCGCTGCCACTCGCCGTCCACGAACAACCGAGGTCAGTTCAAGATACAGATCACCCACACCAACCAGAACCGCCCGATGCCCTTCACCAAGCGTCACAAGGCCAACAGTCTCTTCAACCTTAGCTGCTAAAAGAGCCGTTTCTGCTGACAGGAAGCGTCCTTCAACACCTCCCTCCACGCCTATACGTGATGTCTCTATAGACCTGCCAGCTTCATCTAGGCGTCTATCTACAGGAGGTCGTTTGCCTGAAAGCTTATGGCCTTCCACTATGAGAAGCCTCAGCGCTTCGTTTCAGTCGGACTCTGTCTCAGTCCCTGTTAGTAAGAAGGAGAGACCTGTTAGAAGCTCTTCCGTTGATCGAACGCTGAGACCTTCTTCAAACATAGCTCAAAAGCACAAGGCTGAAACGACGACTGTCTCAAGGAAACCAACGCCAGAGAGGAAGGTAAGTCCATTGAAAGCGAACAAGAATGCGTCTGATCTTTCAGAGAATTCGAAACCTGTAGACGGAACTCACAGTCGGTTAATAGAGCAGCATCGATGGCCTAGTAGAATTGGTGGAAAGATCGGTTTGAACAGAAGCTTGGATCTTGGCGACAAGACTACAAGGGGTTCATCAACTTCAGGGTCTCGAATGGGACCGTCTCTTAGGAGAATGTCACTACCTTTGTCCAACAGTTCGAAACCGTTGCGTAAAACTTCTAGTACCGCATCTAGTCTAGGTGGATTACTGTCTCCAACGAAGTCGGAAGATAATAACGTAGTTCGAACTTCTGGGGCGCAGAGACTTTTGTCTGCAAGTTCTATGGATAGAGCAACCTTAGCAACGGCTGTAGCTAGGCTGCATCCATTCTCTGCTCCTGGATCTCGCCCTGATTCACCAAGTAGAACATCGTTTTCATCTAGAGGCATGAGTACTTCGAGAGGAGTGAGTCCTGCAAGAGGACTAAGCCCTGCAAGAGGACTGAGTCCTGCAAGAGGGTTGAGTCCTTCACGTGTTACAAGTACCTCCTCTTTTGCTAGACCATCAACTCCACCTTCAAGAGGGGTTAGTCCTTCCAGGGTAAGACAAGCACAATCCACTACCACAACGTCTGTTCTCAGCTTCATCACAGATGTCAAGAAAGGCAAGAAAGCAAGCTACATCGAAGACGTTCATCAGCTACGCCTTCTCCACAATAGATATTTACAGTGGCGGTTCGCAATTGCGCAAGCTGAAGCTGTAATGTACATTCAAAGATTAACGTCCGAG gAAACTCTATTTAATGTGTGGCAAGCGATATCAGAGCTACAGGATGATGTGACCAGCCAAAGGATTGGTCTGCAACAGCTAAAGCTAGAGATCAAACTCAACTCGCTACTAAACGATCAA ATGGTTAGTCTTGAAGAATGGGCCATACTTGAAAGAGACCATGTTAGCTCTTTAGTTGGGGCTATAGCAGATTTAGAAGCTAATACACTCCGCCTTCCAGTGACTGGAGGAACAAAG GCGGACGTTGAGTCTTTGAAAGCAGCCATGTCCTCGGCTCTTGATGTAATGCAGTCTATGGGATCGTCCATTTGGTTTTTACTCTCAAAG GTGGGGGAGATGAATACAATGGTGTCAGAGCTCGCTGTTGTAGTTACAAAAGAGAGCTCTATGCAAGGGAAATGCGAAGATCTTCTGGCCTCAACTGCGATCATGCAG ATAAAAGAGTGTAGCCTCAGGACTCATCTGATACAAACTaggagagaagaaggagaagaagatgcagaggagGAGACTCCTTCATTGTTGCCACTAAGCAAGTTTCCATGGCCGTAA
- the LOC106410358 gene encoding uncharacterized protein LOC106410358, with amino-acid sequence MPVPDPQAGRAFICLITLFLFLSIAVGGGCLIAYTILPYPPIWLSYLGIFFVCLPWFFWILTFVYRIISRTFGFRMVIGSGGNDNTASRETMPSDLDPPEKSLEPLDNDDPEDIAHPQGQVLVSMEGNQSKKRMSTSSVGSHESEMPLAISMAS; translated from the coding sequence ATGCCTGTGCCAGATCCACAGGCGGGGAGGGCATTCATCTGTCTCATTaccttgtttcttttcttgtcCATTGCTGTCGGAGGCGGTTGTCTAATTGCATACACAATCCTCCCATACCCACCAATATGGCTCTCTTACCTTGGCATTTTCTTTGTTTGTCTCCCTTGGTTCTTTTGGATTCTAACCTTTGTATACCGCATCATTTCACGCACTTTTGGATTTAGGATGGTCATTGGATCCGGTGGTAATGATAACACCGCGAGCAGAGAGACCATGCCATCAGATCTTGACCCTCCCGAAAAATCGTTAGAGCCTCTTGATAATGATGATCCAGAGGATATAGCTCATCCACAAGGACAAGTTCTAGTGTCTATGGAAGGGAACCAGTCCAAGAAACGAATGTCAACCTCAAGTGTTGGTTCACATGAAAGCGAGATGCCATTAGCCATTTCTATGGCCTCGTGA
- the LOC106408536 gene encoding AUGMIN subunit 8 isoform X1 produces MDVVNDSTRPRRRLIPSDKNNAPAATRRPRTTEVSSRYRSPTPTRTARCPSPSVTRPTVSSTLAAKRAVSADRKRPSTPPSTPIRDVSIDLPASSRRLSTGGRLPESLWPSTMRSLSASFQSDSVSVPVSKKERPVRSSSVDRTLRPSSNIAQKHKAETTTVSRKPTPERKVSPLKANKNASDLSENSKPVDGTHSRLIEQHRWPSRIGGKIGLNRSLDLGDKTTRGSSTSGSRMGPSLRRMSLPLSNSSKPLRKTSSTASSLGGLLSPTKSEDNNVVRTSGAQRLLSASSMDRATLATAVARLHPFSAPGSRPDSPSRTSFSSRGMSTSRGVSPARGLSPARGLSPARGLSPSRVTSTSSFARPSTPPSRGVSPSRVRQAQSTTTTSVLSFITDVKKGKKASYIEDVHQLRLLHNRYLQWRFAIAQAEAVMYIQRLTSEETLFNVWQAISELQDDVTSQRIGLQQLKLEIKLNSLLNDQMVSLEEWAILERDHVSSLVGAIADLEANTLRLPVTGGTKNFSSIQADVESLKAAMSSALDVMQSMGSSIWFLLSKVGEMNTMVSELAVVVTKESSMQGKCEDLLASTAIMQIKECSLRTHLIQTRREEGEEDAEEETPSLLPLSKFPWP; encoded by the exons ATGGATGTAGTAAATGATTCCACAAGACCACGAAGACGTCTTATTCCATCAGATAAGAACAATGCACCCGCTGCCACTCGCCGTCCACGAACAACCGAGGTCAGTTCAAGATACAGATCACCCACACCAACCAGAACCGCCCGATGCCCTTCACCAAGCGTCACAAGGCCAACAGTCTCTTCAACCTTAGCTGCTAAAAGAGCCGTTTCTGCTGACAGGAAGCGTCCTTCAACACCTCCCTCCACGCCTATACGTGATGTCTCTATAGACCTGCCAGCTTCATCTAGGCGTCTATCTACAGGAGGTCGTTTGCCTGAAAGCTTATGGCCTTCCACTATGAGAAGCCTCAGCGCTTCGTTTCAGTCGGACTCTGTCTCAGTCCCTGTTAGTAAGAAGGAGAGACCTGTTAGAAGCTCTTCCGTTGATCGAACGCTGAGACCTTCTTCAAACATAGCTCAAAAGCACAAGGCTGAAACGACGACTGTCTCAAGGAAACCAACGCCAGAGAGGAAGGTAAGTCCATTGAAAGCGAACAAGAATGCGTCTGATCTTTCAGAGAATTCGAAACCTGTAGACGGAACTCACAGTCGGTTAATAGAGCAGCATCGATGGCCTAGTAGAATTGGTGGAAAGATCGGTTTGAACAGAAGCTTGGATCTTGGCGACAAGACTACAAGGGGTTCATCAACTTCAGGGTCTCGAATGGGACCGTCTCTTAGGAGAATGTCACTACCTTTGTCCAACAGTTCGAAACCGTTGCGTAAAACTTCTAGTACCGCATCTAGTCTAGGTGGATTACTGTCTCCAACGAAGTCGGAAGATAATAACGTAGTTCGAACTTCTGGGGCGCAGAGACTTTTGTCTGCAAGTTCTATGGATAGAGCAACCTTAGCAACGGCTGTAGCTAGGCTGCATCCATTCTCTGCTCCTGGATCTCGCCCTGATTCACCAAGTAGAACATCGTTTTCATCTAGAGGCATGAGTACTTCGAGAGGAGTGAGTCCTGCAAGAGGACTAAGCCCTGCAAGAGGACTGAGTCCTGCAAGAGGGTTGAGTCCTTCACGTGTTACAAGTACCTCCTCTTTTGCTAGACCATCAACTCCACCTTCAAGAGGGGTTAGTCCTTCCAGGGTAAGACAAGCACAATCCACTACCACAACGTCTGTTCTCAGCTTCATCACAGATGTCAAGAAAGGCAAGAAAGCAAGCTACATCGAAGACGTTCATCAGCTACGCCTTCTCCACAATAGATATTTACAGTGGCGGTTCGCAATTGCGCAAGCTGAAGCTGTAATGTACATTCAAAGATTAACGTCCGAG gAAACTCTATTTAATGTGTGGCAAGCGATATCAGAGCTACAGGATGATGTGACCAGCCAAAGGATTGGTCTGCAACAGCTAAAGCTAGAGATCAAACTCAACTCGCTACTAAACGATCAA ATGGTTAGTCTTGAAGAATGGGCCATACTTGAAAGAGACCATGTTAGCTCTTTAGTTGGGGCTATAGCAGATTTAGAAGCTAATACACTCCGCCTTCCAGTGACTGGAGGAACAAAG aacttctCTTCCATACAGGCGGACGTTGAGTCTTTGAAAGCAGCCATGTCCTCGGCTCTTGATGTAATGCAGTCTATGGGATCGTCCATTTGGTTTTTACTCTCAAAG GTGGGGGAGATGAATACAATGGTGTCAGAGCTCGCTGTTGTAGTTACAAAAGAGAGCTCTATGCAAGGGAAATGCGAAGATCTTCTGGCCTCAACTGCGATCATGCAG ATAAAAGAGTGTAGCCTCAGGACTCATCTGATACAAACTaggagagaagaaggagaagaagatgcagaggagGAGACTCCTTCATTGTTGCCACTAAGCAAGTTTCCATGGCCGTAA
- the BNAC07G42900D gene encoding uncharacterized protein BNAC07G42900D produces the protein MVEMRRSESELSAKCRAEFPVKLEIVEDDLEEEHGPLNKRSRLWSCGTSSSPMAPAMYNPLDEPSPLGLSLRKSPSLLDLIQMRLTQSGDSKAETMQTTGVKKESKCITAASAGATLAPGSIEKLKASNFPASVLKIGKWEYKSRYEGDLVAKCYFAKHKLVWEVLEQGLKSKIEIQWSDIVGLKANCPEDGPGTLTLVLSRQPLFFRETNPQPRKHTLWQATSDFTDGQASLYRKHFLQCAQGIMNKHFEKLVQCDHRLFHLSRVPEIIMDFPYFDARQSIFEDPSERKGYPYGNLNLGIGPSIASPVGAQSSSEHMYLSHEAPSPSSDARANEGTGGAEAVNSRNTTDCGQIGLHKAISLSDFLAVLGDSKKNTTDSYQVEEEAGVNQSMSVSDLVAFLSDSRNITDSSQIKVPGLQQSISVSDFVGLLSDSAGGNHPEDMEKFEILKQQLLSDNIQFDTPDEKSLMPRVNSLFNLLYKEPNVAANSQVNTEVSVGFKSELHDLNGTVSANSNSNRVVDPASSSKPQGMLRKDSFSDLLLHLPRITSLPKFLSNISEEDGDAYK, from the exons ATGGTGGAAATGAGGAGATCGGAGTCTGAATTGTCGGCGAAGTGCCGAGCCGAGTTTCCGGTGAAGCTGGAGATCGTGGAGGATGATTTGGAGGAAGAGCACGGTCCTCTCAACAAGCGATCTAGG TTATGGAGCTGTGGGACTAGCTCGTCGCCAATGGCACCGGCCATGTATAACCCGCTTGATGAGCCGAGTCCTCTTGGACTAAGCCTTAGGAAGAGTCCGTCTTTGTTGGATTTGATTCAGATGAGGCTAACGCAGAGTGGTGACTCAAAAGCTGAGACGATGCAAACGACGGGTGTTAAGAAAGAGAGTAAATGTATCACTGCTGCATCAGCTGGAGCGACGTTAGCTCCAGGGAGTATTGAGAAGCTGAAAGCTTCCAACTTTCCTGCTTCAGTTCTAAAGATTGGCAAGTGGGAG TACAAATCAAGGTATGAAGGTGATTTGGTGGCGAAGTGTTACTTTGCAAAACATAAACTTGTTTGGGAAGTGCTGGAACAAGGTCTCAAGAGTAAAATCGAGATCCAATGGTCGGATATTGTGGGGTTAAAGGCAAACTGTCCTGAAGATGGACCTGGAACGTTGACTCTCGTG cttTCTAGGCAGCCCTTATTTTTCCGGGAAACAAACCCACAGCCTAGAAAACATACTTTGTGGCAGGCAACGTCAGACTTTACCGATGGCCAAGCTAGCTTGTACAg GAAGCATTTTCTGCAATGTGCTCAAGGGATAATGAACAAACATTTCGAGAAGCTTGTGCAGTGTGATCATCGCCTGTTCCATCTAAGCCGTGTGCCAGAGATAATCATGGACTTTCCCTACTTTGATGCTCGGCAATCTATCTTTGAGGATCCAAGTGAACGAAAGGGCTATCCTTATGGGAATTTGAATCTTGGCATAGGTCCTTCAATAGCATCTCCCGTTGGGGCTCAGTCATCATCTGAACATATGTATCTGTCTCATGAAGCACCATCTCCCAGCTCAG ATGCTCGAGCAAATGAAGGAACTGGGGGTGCTGAAGCAGTCAATTCAAGAAACACAACGGATTGTGGTCAGATCGGACTACACAAAGCTATATCACTGAGTGATTTCCTTGCAGTTCTCGGTGATTCAAAGAAGAACACTACGGATTCGTATCAGGTTGAAGAAGAAGCTGGGGTGAATCAATCTATGTCAGTGAGTGATTTGGTTGCATTCTTATCTGATTCAAGAAACATAACCGATTCAAGTCAGATAAAAGTACCTGGACTACAACAATCCATATCAGTGAGCGATTTTGTTGGACTTCTCTCTGATTCTGCTGGTGGAAACCATCCGGAAGATATGGAGAAATTCGAGATCTTGAAACAGCAATTGCTAAGTGATAATATCCAGTTCGATACACCAGATGAGAAGTCTCTCATGCCAAGGGTTAATTCTTTATTCAACCTCTTGTACAAGGAACCCAACGTTGCTGCAAACTCACAGGTCAATACTGAAGTCTCGGTAGGATTTAAGTCTGAACTCCATGATCTGAATGGGACAGTGTCTGCCAACAGCAACAGCAACAGAGTTGTTGATCCTGCTTCCAGCAGCAAGCCACAGGGTATGTTAAGAAAAGACTCGTTCAGCGATTTGCTCTTACACCTCCCCCGAATCACATCCTTGCCAAAGTTCTTGTCCAACATTTCAGAAGAAGATGGTGATGCATATAAATAG